ATGCAACAACGATAGAACCAGCCACCGACAATTCCCCGAGCCCGGAAACCCCTGCCACACAAGAACTTTCCGTCACCCAACGATCGCTCACGGCATCGGTCGCACCTGCCGACGGAGCACTAGTCGGATTGATCGTCGAGCCCGGCGAACAGGTCCTTCTCCAAGCCGCTGTCGGTGCCGCTGTCGGCGCCGCGGAGCCCACGCACCAGGGTGAAGTGCTCGACGCTGAGCAACGGCTGGCCGAGGTTGTTCGACAGCGCGAAGAACGGCCCGTCGACGCTGATCTGTGTCGCGTGCGCCCGCATCGCCGCCTGCTTCGCGTCGAAGAACGCGGTGCCGTCCAGCTCCGTCGTGATGACCTCGTCGGGTACGCCGATACCGAGATCGTCGGGCGTCGCGGGGAGATCGAAGTTCCGGCCCTCGGCACGCAGGGCCGCGATGCCCTCCGCCAGGAGCGACCGGGGCACCGCCGCCCAGTAGACCTTGGCGACCCGCCACGGCGCGCCGCGGTACGCCGGGTCCGCGGCCACGTCGACCGCAGCCATCGCGACCCGGTGGGACTGGATGTGATCGGGATGGCCGTACCCGCCGCGCTCGTCGTAGGTCACGACCACCTGCGGGCGGACCTCCCGGACGATGTCGGCGAGCAGCCGGGCCGCCTCGCCGAGGTCGGCCTGCCAGAAAGCCCGCGGGGCATTGTTAGTCGCCAGCCCCATCATCCCGCTGTCGCGGTAACGGCCCGTCCCGCCGAGGTAGCGATGGTCGGTGACGCCGAGTGCGGCACACGCCCGCTCCAGCTCGACGATCCGATATCCGCCGAGTTGATCGGCGGCGTCGGCCGCGAGTCCGGCCAGCTCGGGGACGAGGATCTCGCCCTCCTCACCGAGCGTGCAGGTGACGAGGGTGACCGCCACCCCCTCGGCGACGTAGCGCGCCATGGTTGCGCCGGTCGTGATCGTTTCGTCGTCGGGATGGGCATGGACGAGCAGCATCCGCCGATCGGACACGTCAGATGATCTCGATCACTTCGGAGTAGTGACAGGCCGAGGGGTGGCCCATACCCCGGTCCACGAGAGCCGGCTCGTCGTTGATGCAGCGTTCCTGCTGCTCATCGGTCAGCTCGTTGGCGAATTTGGGGCACCTCGTACGGAAGCGGCATCCCGACGGCGGGTTGGCCGGGCTGGGCACGTCGCCGGTGATGATGATCCGTTCCCGTGCGCGCTCCCGGGTGGGATCAGGCAGCGGGATCGCCGACAGCAGCGACTGCGTGTAGGGATGGGCCGGCCGGTCGAAGAGATCGTTGGTGTCGGCCACTTCCACGATCTTGCCGAGGTACATCACCGCGACCCGGTCGGAGATGTGACGCACCACCGACAGGTCGTGGGCGATGAAGAGGTAGGCCAGCCCGAGCCGGTTCTTCAGATCCTCGAGCAGGTTGATCACGCCGGCCTGGATCGAGACGTCGAGGGCGGACACCGGCTCGTCGAGCACCATGACCTTGGGCTCCAGCGCGAGTGCGCGGGCGATGCCGATGCGCTGGCGCTGTCCGCCGGAGAACTCGTGCGGGAAGCGGTTGCTGTGTTCGGGGTTGAGCCCGACCAGCCGCAGCAGCTCCCGGATCTTCGCCGGGCTGTCCTTGTCCCACAGGTCGTGGATCCGCATGGACTCGCCGATGATCGCGCTGACCGGCATGCGCGGGTTCAGCGACGCGTACGGGTCCTGGAAGACGATCTGGATGTCGCGACGCAGCGGCCGCATCTGCCGCTGCGTCAGCGTGGTGAGGTCTTTGCCCTGGAATTCGATCGCGCCCGAGGTCGCCGGCTGCAGGTGCAGGATCGCCCGACCCGTCGTGGACTTCCCGCACCCGGACTCGCCCACCAGCCCGAGCGTCTCGTTCGCATGCAACTCGAAGCTGACGCCGTCGACCGCCTTGATGTCGCCGATGTGGCGCCGGATGATGCCCCGGCTCGTGATCGGGAACCACTTGACGAGGTCGGTGACCCGCAGGACGACGTCGTCGTCCTTGTCGGTGCCGGCGAGGGTATGGGACTCGCTCGTCACGCTCATGACGCGGCGCTCTGCGGGCCGGGGGTCTCGGCCTCGACCGGCACGGACGACTCGTCGGCAGCAGTGACGGCGAAGATCTCGTCGGGAGTGAGGTCGCGTTCCATCAGCTCGTTGCTGTAGTGGCAGGCCGCGAGATGCTGTACGCCGTCGACCGGCTTGAGCTCCGGCTCGTCCGTCTCGCAGTTCGCCTTGCGCATCGG
The Mycobacteriales bacterium genome window above contains:
- the mshB gene encoding N-acetyl-1-D-myo-inositol-2-amino-2-deoxy-alpha-D-glucopyranoside deacetylase encodes the protein MLLVHAHPDDETITTGATMARYVAEGVAVTLVTCTLGEEGEILVPELAGLAADAADQLGGYRIVELERACAALGVTDHRYLGGTGRYRDSGMMGLATNNAPRAFWQADLGEAARLLADIVREVRPQVVVTYDERGGYGHPDHIQSHRVAMAAVDVAADPAYRGAPWRVAKVYWAAVPRSLLAEGIAALRAEGRNFDLPATPDDLGIGVPDEVITTELDGTAFFDAKQAAMRAHATQISVDGPFFALSNNLGQPLLSVEHFTLVRGLRGADSGTDSGLEKDLFAGLDDQSD
- a CDS encoding oligopeptide/dipeptide ABC transporter ATP-binding protein; translated protein: MSVTSESHTLAGTDKDDDVVLRVTDLVKWFPITSRGIIRRHIGDIKAVDGVSFELHANETLGLVGESGCGKSTTGRAILHLQPATSGAIEFQGKDLTTLTQRQMRPLRRDIQIVFQDPYASLNPRMPVSAIIGESMRIHDLWDKDSPAKIRELLRLVGLNPEHSNRFPHEFSGGQRQRIGIARALALEPKVMVLDEPVSALDVSIQAGVINLLEDLKNRLGLAYLFIAHDLSVVRHISDRVAVMYLGKIVEVADTNDLFDRPAHPYTQSLLSAIPLPDPTRERARERIIITGDVPSPANPPSGCRFRTRCPKFANELTDEQQERCINDEPALVDRGMGHPSACHYSEVIEII